GTTGCACCAAAAGATAAATCTACACCTGGCAATCCTGGACCATTAGCATAAATACAAAATAACGTAAAATAACGCTATTCCTCTATTTGTTTGATTAATTCTTTACGATACGATTTTCCAACTGGCACTATTTTATCGTTACCTAATCGAACTTGATTACCATCTATAAGTTTTAGATGATTAAAGTTAATAGCAAAAGATTTATGTACTCTTAAAAAGTTATTTGGAAGTTTTGTAAGAAACTCGGTTAACGTTTGAGGTGTCAAAATCATGGTATCTGTATAAATTTTTATATAGTTACCATAAGCCTCAACATAGTAAATTTCATCAAAATTCAACTTGATGATTTTCTTATCGCTTTTAACGAACAACGAATTAGCTTCGTTTTCTTTATTTACGATTATTGGTTGCGTATTACTAACTGGAGTTGTTTTGAGTTTCTGTTGAACTTTAACTATTGCTTGTAAAAATCGTTCTAATGAAAATGGTTTTAATAAGTAATCAGTCACGGCAAGTTCAAAACCTTCTATAGCATATTCCGGATAAGCTGTTGTGATAATAACCTCTGGTTTTTTAGATAATGATTTCAATAAGCTTATTCCCGAGAACTTAGGCATGTTAATATCTAAGAATAGTAAATCTATTTGCTCTTTTTGTAATACTTCCATGACTTCAAAAGCATTCTTGCAGGTAGTTACTAACTCTAAATACGGAATATCTTTAATATAATTCTCTATTATTTGACGTGCAATTGGCTCGTCGTCTGCTATTAAACATCTAATCTTTTCCATATTATATCGAAAGTTTTAAATCAACAGAAAAAACACCATTGGTTTTTCCAATTTTTAAACTATGTGCTTCAGGATAAATTAAATCTAGTCTTTTTTTGACATTGACCAATCCAATTCCACTTTTTCCTTTTTCTAGGTTCTCTCCTTTATCACTATGTATATCAAAAGAATTTTCACATTTGAACACTAATTCAGTTTCGGAAATATGAATATCAATATTTACTGTGCTTTTTTCTCCTTCAGTTGGCGCTAAATGTTTAAATGCATTTTCAACAAACACAATTAATAACATTGGAGCTAATTTCTTATCGTTTAGTATTCCAGAAATTGAAAAGGAAATATCTGCTTGTTCTTCCAATCTCAATTTTTCAAGAGAAATATAATTTTCTAAATAACTCATTTCCTTTTGTAAAGAAACAAAAGACTCTCTTGTTTCATACAAACTGTAGCGTAATAAATCTGATAATTTTAACATCAGATTTGGTAGTTTATCCGACTTTACCACAGATAAACCATACAAATTATTCAATGTATTAAATAGAAAATGAGGATTTAGTTGCCCTTTTAATAATTTCAATTCAGCTTCCTTTACCTCTTGTCTGCGTTTAAAACTATCTCTTGCTATACGAATAGTCATACCAAAAATCATTGCTAATAAAATAAACCCAAACAGGTTTAAAAACATCTTTACATCTAAAGGTTGATTTATGGCTTTACTGATAACATAAACCGGCAATAAAGTAAAAAGCGTTCCACTTAAAATAAAAAGAATAAAAAATATAGTTTTCCTTTTTTGAAAATATGGAAGAACAAAATAATTAGTAATGTAAATAGTAGGTAGTAAAAATAGAATTGCATAAAGAGCTGTTTGAATTCTATTTTCAGATTGAATTCCACCGATTAAAATGATAAACAGAATAAACCATACAAAGATATTTTGTACCAGTTTATTATCTATCAAAGTATCTAATTTAGACATTCCCATATATTTAAAATAGTTACTACAAACTTAATTATTACCTGTAAAAAGGACACTTTTTAATGATGAAAGATATTCTTTTCTATCTGAATGTACTCATTACAATGATAATCGTTCAAATTCCATAAAATCATTTTTGCGACTACGTTCATCATTCTTCTTTTTAAAACCCGAGATTTTAATTGACTTTTGAAGTGTTAATTCTAAAAATCAATTCATTATGCAACTATTTAAAATATTCTTTACAATGTTTTTGTATGCAATGAGTGTTATCTATAATTCGGAAACAAAGCAAGAACAACAACATAATTCTACTATTCAAAAAGCAGTGACTTCAACTGTAGCATTTGATAAAAACATAGAAAATAAGGACAACAATATTTCTTTCAAAAATCTAAAAGATAATTCAACACAATTAAAATAAATAACTATGAGACTCGATATACAAAACGTATCTAAAAAGTACAGTGCAACCAAATACGGATTAAAAAACTTTTCAATTGGTATTGACAAAGGAATATTAGGATTGTTAGGACCAAATGGAGCTGGTAAATCTACTTTATTAAAAATGATTGCTACTGTAAGCAAACCAAGTGACGGCCAAATTATTTTAAACAAAAACAACGTTGTAAAAGATCCTAATTACATGCGTAAACAAATTGGCTTTTTACCTCAGGATTTTGGAGTGTATCCTAACTTAAACGCTTTTGAATTTTTAAAATATATGGCCGCCATGAAAGGTGTTGGTGGAAAGCTTTTAAACTCTAAAATAACTCAACTTTTAGAAGGTTTGAACTTAATGGATGCTGCTCATAAACCTATTGGAAGTTATTCTGGAGGTATGAAACAACGTGTAGGAATTGCTCAAGCTCTATTAAACGATCCAAAAGTGTTGATTTTCGATGAACCAACTGTTGGTTTAGATCCAGAAGAGCGTATGAGGTTTAGAGATCTTATTCATCAATTAGCCAATGATGCCATTGTGATATTGTCTTCACATATTGTTTCAGATATAGATACTGTAGCTGATAAAGTTGCTATTATGAAAAATGGAAATTTACTCGCCTATGGAGATCAAGAAGAATTGATTGATAAGGTAAAAGGAAAAGTATTTGAAACTACAATTGATAAAAATACTTTACACGAGTTTAAGCAAAATCATTTAGTAGTTCATTCTTTACTAAAAGGAAATTCAGCTATCGTTAGATTTATTAGTTCACAAGAAATAAATGGAGCTTTAGCAAAACAACCAACTTTAGAAGACGCTTATTTATACACCACTAAAACATCTTAATCATGAAAACATCGAACAAGAAAACTCTACAAATCATACTTTTTTTAATCATTGCGATTTCCTTATTAACAGCTTTAATTATTTCTTCAGACACCATTCACTTTGGAGTATATAATGCACATTAAATCTTATCATTATGAATATTTTTCCTTTAATAAAATATAGCTATTTACAACGCGTAAGGAATTATAATTTCTTAATTACACTTTGCGCAAGTTTAGCTGTTGCATATACATTTGTACCAGCACCAGATGCTAATTATTCAACAATAAGAATTGCAGATTATGTTGGAGATTATAATTCTGCTTGGTTTGGATATGTTACAGCGATTATGAGTAGTTTATTTTTATCGCTTGTTGGTTTTTATCTGATTAATGGTGGAATTAAAACCGATGTACAAACTAAAGTCGGACAAATTATTGCTACTACAAAAGTCACAAATGCCACGTATTTATTTTCAAAAGTTATAAGTGGGTTTTTGATATTATTGACTATTCTCGGAATAGTACTTATTATGAGTATCGCATTATTTCATTTGTACAATGAGAATTTTCCTTTTGAAATTTTTCAGTTCATTAAACCTTATTTCTTAATTACTATTCCAGCATTATTTTTAATTGCCGTATTAGCCGTTGTTTTTGAAGTCTTTTTTAGAAAGTACACCATACTTCAAAATATTGGTTTTTTCTTCTTATTCTCTTTCTTAATGTTGTCATCAAGAACACATGAAGATAATTTTTCATCTGATATGTTAGGTACTCAAATTGTAATGAATAAAATGGAAAACCAGGTTCGAGAATTAACACAAGGAGATCGTATTAAAGAATTGTCTATTGGATACGTAATTGGGAATAAAAATGCTGCGAAAAAATTTCATTTTAATGGAATGGAATTTCCATACTCATTTATAATTAGCAGAATATTTTGGATTGCTTTAGGAGCATTACTTGTTTTTCTTACTACCGGTTTCTTTCATAGGTTTTCGCTAAAGGAATCTTCTACTCAAAAAGCACCAAAAGTTGCGATTCAAACAGAAATAACAAATAAGGAAATTCAAATATCAGGATTATCTAAACTAACTACGAATTTCTCTATTCTTCCACTACTTAGAACCGAATTATTATTACTTATTAGAAAAGGAAAAAAATGGCTGTGGTTTATAAATGGTATAGGAATGTTACTCTTGGCATTAGTTCCTTTAGAAATCGCACATCAGTTTGTATTGCCAATTCTTTGGTTTTTCCAAGTAAGTAGAATCTCAGGATTAACTACAAAAGAATTTACAAACAAAGTACACTATTTTGCTTTTGCTTCTTTTAAACCGTTACAAAGATTATTAATTTCTCAACTCTTAGCGAGTATTCTATTACTTCTATTCTTAGCTCTTCCTTTATTGGTAAGATTAATTCTTGCCGCTAATTTTATAGCATTAAGCGCAGTAATTCTTGGAGGGATTTTTATAGTTTTCTTAGCAGCAGTCTTTGGAATAGTAACAAAAGGAAAAAAGTTATTTGAAGTTGTATTTTTTATGATTACGTATACTAATATCAATAAAATTCCTTTTACAGACTATTTCGGAGCCTTAAGTCAAAACAGCTTTTTACCTGTTAAATTATCAATCTGTATTCTTATGCTTGGTGCAATTGTGTATAGCATTCGTAATTATCAATTAAAAACATCTTAATGTTTTAATAGTAGTTCACTTTAATAAAAAATGAGACTAATTTCTTAGTCTCATTTTTTTGATGCTTTATATTTTACCGAACTAAAAGTTTATCCTTTTAACCAAGCATTTAATAAGTCTTTTTGTTTTTGTGAAGCATCTTCTTTTCTTAATAACGATTTTCCAGAAGTATACGCTTGAGTAAGTGCTCCTTTAATAACAACTTCCTTACCATCTCTTTCTAACTTTACTTCTATCTTCTCTCCTGGTTGCCATCTAAATACTCCTTGAAATACAGTATTTGCATTTTGTGGAGATAACTTCACTCCATTAATTTCTTTAATGATATCATTTGGTTTAACACCTTGCTCTGTCCAATAACTATTCTCAGCAACTACATCATTAAAAATAATGTTTCCAGTAGCTAAATCAGGACTTACAATAAACACTCCTTTTCCTTGAATGTAATTAGTTTTTACTTTTCCATTAGCAAAGTCAATTCCAACTTTTTCAAAGAATTTAGTATAATCAATTGGAGTTCCACCTACAACATGTGTATTTAAGAATTCTCCAACAGAAGGATACGTCATTTTTATAATTTCTTCTATTAAAGTGTCATCCGAAAACGGTTTGTCCTTTCCATATTTATTAGATAATTCTTTCATTAAAGATAAAATTCCTCTTTGACCATTACTTTCTTCACGCATTAAAATATCAATACACATTCCAATTAATGCTCCTTTTTGATATACGTTGATGTACTGATCGTGATATTTTTTCTCTAATATGTTTTCACTCATTTTAGTGAAACTCATAGCATCATCCATTCCAGCAGCACGAGTAATTTTATCAATTAACTTTGCAAAAAACTCTTCTTCACTTACTAAATCTTTATTGATTTGGAATAACGTAGCGAAATATTCTGTTACTCCTTCATACATCCATAAATGTTTAGAGAATGTTGGTTGATTATAATCGAAATAATGAACATCTTCTGAATGTACACTTAATGGTGTTACAATATGAAAAAACTCATGAGAAACCACATCAATCATCGATTCTGCTAATTGATCATCTTTCATAAATTCAGGTAAAACTACCACCGTTGAAGTGTGATGTTCTAAAGCTCCAAATCCTTTTGGTGCTGTTTCACCATTTCCGGCTAAGTATAAATAGATATCATATCTTGGAGTACTATTAATACTTCCTAAATATGACTTTTGCGCCTGCATCATTTTCTCCATTACTGCTTTAATTTTCTTTGCAGAATGTTTTTTTGTTGGTGAATACACACTTAATACAATTTTAATATCACCAACTTGGAATTCCTCAACATCTAATTCACCATAAAACATTGGATTATCCGTGATATCAAAATAACGAGGTGCGAAATAACTAGACGTTATAGTTTTACCATCTTCACTAGCTTTTGAGCCTACTTCTTCTAAAGCTGAAGTTCTTAAAAACTTTGACGGAGCTATAACATCTAATTTATATTGATTGCTTTTTAAAGAATCAAAATACCCGATAAAACCATGAAGGTTTAACACATAATTTGTGTCTTCAATATTTGTTCCTGATGGAGAAAATGGAACTTCCTCAGTTCCAATTCCACCAACTTTTTCTTGATCGAATGTATCGTTTACTAAGTAGGTTACCTTATCTAAATTTACAGCATTTGAAATTTCCCAAGTATTTGTATCTACCTTAGTTACTTGTAATGGATTTCCATCATAATCTAACGCTTGAAAAGTATCTATGTATTTACCAAAATCACTTACAGAATAAGTACCCTGAACAACTCTTGGTAATCTATACACTACTTTTTCAGTTCTAAAGCGACCAGGATTAATAGTTACTGGGACTTTATCATTTTCAACTTTTGTTAGGTCTACTATTGTTTCGATAGGAGAATTTGTAGCAAAATCGTTTGTAACAGATTTAGTAGAGTTACAGCCTACCAACAACAATCCAGCAGCAATGGCTGTTAATTTATGCATGTTCATTTCTTATTTAGTTTTAATGGATAATAAGTTGGCGAAAGTTACAAACTGTTACAGTACTATTAGAATATTTAACTGTTTTTCACATTTTAAACTCACATAAACAAGGTATTTGGTATGCTCTAAAATAGGATAGAAATAAAAAAGCTCCTGAAAAGGAGCTTTTATTTTGTCTTTATTGTTTTCTTTTTGCCTCAATACTAAGTGTTGCATGAGGAACTAATTTCAAACGTTCTTTTTGAATAAGTTTACCTGTAACTCTACAAACACCATACGTTTTATTTTCAATACGGATTAATGCGTTTTTAAGGTCTCTAATAAACTTCTCTTGACGAATTGCTAATTGCATATTCGCTTCTTTAGCCATGGTATCAGTACCGTCTTCGAAAGATTTAAATGTAGGTGAAGTATCATCTGTACCATTATCAGCACCATTTTTATATGATGATTTTAATAATTCTAAATCTTCTTCAGCCCTTTCGATTTTCTTTTGAATAATCTCTTTAAACTCTTGTAAGTCCGAGTCTGAATACCTTACTTTAATATCTTCTGCCATACTACTAAGCTTTTTCGATTAACATTCTACTTTTAATGGTATCGAATTCAATTTCTGTACCATTTTCTAATGCTTCCACAAAAACTAACTCGTTAGTTAATGTTTCCGTCTTAATGTAGTTTTCGTTAGCTAAAACAGATTGTTGTAGTTCTTCAAAGTTCAGGAAAGTAAGTTTGATTTTATCTGTTACCTCAAAGCCAGAATCTTTACGGGCATTTTGAATTCTATTTACTAATTCTCTTGCGATTCCTTCTTTTCGTAAATCTTCAGTTATCGTAACATCTAAAGCAACCGTTATTCCATCTGCATTTGCTACAAGCCAACCTTCAATATCTTTTGACGAAATTTCTACATCTTCTGTTCCTAATGTAATACTTTTTCCGTTAATTTCGATAGAAATTTGACCTTCTTTTTCTACAGTATTTATCTGTTCTTGGGTAAAAGACTGAATTTCAGAAGAAACCAATTTCATATCTTTTCCAAATTTTGGACCTAGTGCTTTGAAATTTGGTTTGATTTGTTTCACTAATATACCAGAAGCGTCATCTAATAACTCAATTTCCTTTACGTTAACCTCCGATTTTATTAAAGAAGAAACGGCATTAATCTCTTCTTTTTGAGCATCATCTAATACAGGAATCATAATTTTCTGTAATGGCTGACGAACTTTAATTTTTTCTTTAGCTCTTAATGAAAGTACTAATGAAGAAATAGTTTGTGCGTTTTCCATTTTACGCTCTAATGATTTATCCACCACCGAAGCATCAAATTTTGGAAATTCTGCTAAGTGAACACTTTCAAAAGTTTCCTTACCAGTAGCTGCATTTAAATCTTTATATAAACGATCCATAAAGAATGGTGCAACAGGAGCTCCTAATTTTGCAACAGTTTCCATACATGTATATAATGTTTGGTATGCTGAAATTTTATCTTGAGCATATTCTCCTTTCCAGAAACGTCTTCTACATAAACGAACATACCAGTTACTTAAATGATCTTGTACAAAATCAGAAATTGCTCTTGTAGCTCTTGTAGGTTCATAATCCGCATAGAATTTATCAACCTTATCAACCAATGTATTTAATTCAGATAAAATCCAACGATCAATCTCTGGACGTTCTGCTAATGGAACATTTGCTTCACTGTAATTAAATCCATCAATGTTTGCATATAAACTGAAGAATGAATACGTATTATATAATGTTCCGAAGAACTTACGTTTTACTTCTTCTATACCTGCAATATCAAATTTTAAGTTATCCCAAGGATTTGCATTAGAAATCATATACCAACGCGTAGCATCAGGACCATATTCTGCTAATGTTGTAAAC
This genomic window from Tenacibaculum sp. 190524A05c contains:
- a CDS encoding LytTR family DNA-binding domain-containing protein, with the translated sequence MEKIRCLIADDEPIARQIIENYIKDIPYLELVTTCKNAFEVMEVLQKEQIDLLFLDINMPKFSGISLLKSLSKKPEVIITTAYPEYAIEGFELAVTDYLLKPFSLERFLQAIVKVQQKLKTTPVSNTQPIIVNKENEANSLFVKSDKKIIKLNFDEIYYVEAYGNYIKIYTDTMILTPQTLTEFLTKLPNNFLRVHKSFAINFNHLKLIDGNQVRLGNDKIVPVGKSYRKELIKQIEE
- a CDS encoding sensor histidine kinase, which codes for MSKLDTLIDNKLVQNIFVWFILFIILIGGIQSENRIQTALYAILFLLPTIYITNYFVLPYFQKRKTIFFILFILSGTLFTLLPVYVISKAINQPLDVKMFLNLFGFILLAMIFGMTIRIARDSFKRRQEVKEAELKLLKGQLNPHFLFNTLNNLYGLSVVKSDKLPNLMLKLSDLLRYSLYETRESFVSLQKEMSYLENYISLEKLRLEEQADISFSISGILNDKKLAPMLLIVFVENAFKHLAPTEGEKSTVNIDIHISETELVFKCENSFDIHSDKGENLEKGKSGIGLVNVKKRLDLIYPEAHSLKIGKTNGVFSVDLKLSI
- a CDS encoding ABC transporter ATP-binding protein, with the protein product MRLDIQNVSKKYSATKYGLKNFSIGIDKGILGLLGPNGAGKSTLLKMIATVSKPSDGQIILNKNNVVKDPNYMRKQIGFLPQDFGVYPNLNAFEFLKYMAAMKGVGGKLLNSKITQLLEGLNLMDAAHKPIGSYSGGMKQRVGIAQALLNDPKVLIFDEPTVGLDPEERMRFRDLIHQLANDAIVILSSHIVSDIDTVADKVAIMKNGNLLAYGDQEELIDKVKGKVFETTIDKNTLHEFKQNHLVVHSLLKGNSAIVRFISSQEINGALAKQPTLEDAYLYTTKTS
- a CDS encoding ABC transporter permease → MNIFPLIKYSYLQRVRNYNFLITLCASLAVAYTFVPAPDANYSTIRIADYVGDYNSAWFGYVTAIMSSLFLSLVGFYLINGGIKTDVQTKVGQIIATTKVTNATYLFSKVISGFLILLTILGIVLIMSIALFHLYNENFPFEIFQFIKPYFLITIPALFLIAVLAVVFEVFFRKYTILQNIGFFFLFSFLMLSSRTHEDNFSSDMLGTQIVMNKMENQVRELTQGDRIKELSIGYVIGNKNAAKKFHFNGMEFPYSFIISRIFWIALGALLVFLTTGFFHRFSLKESSTQKAPKVAIQTEITNKEIQISGLSKLTTNFSILPLLRTELLLLIRKGKKWLWFINGIGMLLLALVPLEIAHQFVLPILWFFQVSRISGLTTKEFTNKVHYFAFASFKPLQRLLISQLLASILLLLFLALPLLVRLILAANFIALSAVILGGIFIVFLAAVFGIVTKGKKLFEVVFFMITYTNINKIPFTDYFGALSQNSFLPVKLSICILMLGAIVYSIRNYQLKTS
- a CDS encoding peptidase M61, which translates into the protein MHKLTAIAAGLLLVGCNSTKSVTNDFATNSPIETIVDLTKVENDKVPVTINPGRFRTEKVVYRLPRVVQGTYSVSDFGKYIDTFQALDYDGNPLQVTKVDTNTWEISNAVNLDKVTYLVNDTFDQEKVGGIGTEEVPFSPSGTNIEDTNYVLNLHGFIGYFDSLKSNQYKLDVIAPSKFLRTSALEEVGSKASEDGKTITSSYFAPRYFDITDNPMFYGELDVEEFQVGDIKIVLSVYSPTKKHSAKKIKAVMEKMMQAQKSYLGSINSTPRYDIYLYLAGNGETAPKGFGALEHHTSTVVVLPEFMKDDQLAESMIDVVSHEFFHIVTPLSVHSEDVHYFDYNQPTFSKHLWMYEGVTEYFATLFQINKDLVSEEEFFAKLIDKITRAAGMDDAMSFTKMSENILEKKYHDQYINVYQKGALIGMCIDILMREESNGQRGILSLMKELSNKYGKDKPFSDDTLIEEIIKMTYPSVGEFLNTHVVGGTPIDYTKFFEKVGIDFANGKVKTNYIQGKGVFIVSPDLATGNIIFNDVVAENSYWTEQGVKPNDIIKEINGVKLSPQNANTVFQGVFRWQPGEKIEVKLERDGKEVVIKGALTQAYTSGKSLLRKEDASQKQKDLLNAWLKG
- a CDS encoding TraR/DksA family transcriptional regulator — encoded protein: MAEDIKVRYSDSDLQEFKEIIQKKIERAEEDLELLKSSYKNGADNGTDDTSPTFKSFEDGTDTMAKEANMQLAIRQEKFIRDLKNALIRIENKTYGVCRVTGKLIQKERLKLVPHATLSIEAKRKQ